A stretch of DNA from Anopheles nili chromosome 2, idAnoNiliSN_F5_01, whole genome shotgun sequence:
aaatcaataataaacaaacacgcgcgttTGCTTACCTTCGATCGGCACCCCCCTCCCACTATAGGAAGGTATGTGAACCGTGCGCTCCTGTGCTCCTGTTGACCGCCCCTAAATGTTGCTTGTTCTCGCGATAAGGATAAGGAGGTGACCTCGCGATTGTGGAACGTCGCTtcttctatctctctctctcgctctatcggGAAAGACGTCCCAGCAGGGGTATATCTGCTACAATGGATGTTTATCTGCATCTGGTTTACCCTCAGTTGTGGTTTAATGAAACGTTCTGTTCGAGTGGTTGATTCAACACAGGCCACAGGCTCTCGAGGTGATGATGAGGATCATTCGGATAGGCATGCATGCCCGCCCACtacattgttttgtttttttttgtttagagTAGTTATTTATGTTTTAGGTTTGCTAACTTTCAATCCATATTGGGGCAAAAACACAGCTGGGTTGGCTTATGTTTACAATATGTACATAACTTACTTGTTTgagattgttttcaatataCAGAATGCTAACAaatgttcttttctttctcttctcattCTAGCTAAACCACGTACGAGGGGGATGTGCAAATAAGAAACTAAAGTAACATGGTACTGAGCTGAGTGAAAACTTCGTGTGACACGTGCCCACCACACGCCTAAGCATGAACAGGaagtgaaaagtgttttaGAGATCTTGTAAAGGACGCTCCTAACAGTCGCACTAACTTTTACGCGAACGAAAAATGACACACTATAGCGTGTGGCGTTAACGATAATtttcatgccttttttttaatcaccCCTTCTCCCATTTGCAGCGATGCAGTGCAGTTTACAGTGATGTATAAAGTTAAATAAAGAAGCGGTTACTACAGCGCGCGGGTACATATTATATAGTGGCATATTCGAGCGcagtggcgaaaaaaaaaaacaaaaaaatacaacaaaatcGGTGCGGTCGCGCGAGTGTGTTGTGTGTCTGTTGTGTTGTAAAACTGCCGCGCCCCCCCATCCATCCTCCcacgttcaaaaaaaattccccCAGCGGCCGAGCCTTTCTTAAAATCGGTGCGAAGGTCGATGATGAATTAATCAGTGAACGGGGCCCAATTTGCTCGATGCCCACGATGCGCGCCTAGAGAATCCAGCTAAGGGCAgcttctgttttgttttccacataCACTCACTCTCTACAACCCCTCTCTTCCGGGAAAGGAACGAGCgaacacgcacatacacacacacacccttcgttttttttcaggGAGGAATAAGGTTAGcgtggtgtgtgcgcgcagAGTGTGTGAATTTCGTAGCGAACATCGAAGCCTAGGGATAAAcgtgggtttgttgatgcagTTGCAGACGATCGATACCACCGTCACTCCACGCTTGTGAAGCCGATAAGAGCGTGTTGTCACCTTTTGGCTAATTTGCAAGCCCCCCTTCCCGAGACCAACTGCTTGCCTGTGTAattgcgattgttttttttattttgggcgAGGAAAACACCCTCCCGGTGAGTCCTTGCAGAAGCGACAAACCCGCGGGCACTACAGCGAGATATACCAGCTAGCTGGATCGAGACACGgagcttatcagcacgtgtaCGCCGCCGCACAACGGCATCCGGAAGATCCTGAAGGCATCCCTGAGCAGACAAGTGATATGGTGTAGTAGCACGTCCAGGCTGGAAGCGTACCCTGCTGCCTGTCCAGCTGATGAGAAAGGATCCGAGGGAAGCGAACCGTCGGCGGTGCTGCGTGTGTGGTGCTTCCTCCAGTAGTGAGCGTTTTTGGTGACTCCCCACTCTGCTGCGCTTTCTCCCAGgagaggtgtgtgtgtgtgtgttcgcgcgcgcgcgaaaggaTAACAAATCGGCCAAAGAAACAAACTCGCGCCCTCCGCCAGCTGTTTGCATAGCAACCCCATATTGCGAGTGGGGTGTGGTGGTTCGTTGCGAGAGAGTGTcctcctgtgtgtgtgtgtgcgctgggtgttttgctgttttaagTTTGCGCAGAAGTTACACCACTTTTAGCACGGCGGGCAGCAGCGTGTAATCAATCCCTCCAAACAAGCAAGCATCGTAAAGCTTTTGGGTCATCGTACGGAAAAGCCCACTAGAGTAAATCTGTGTGCTGTGGTTGGAGCTAAGTACGTCGATCGAGGCGAAACAACGTAGTGAAACGCTTAAGCCGACAAAGCCATCTCTTAACGCGACCCCAAACCAGCTCAGCAGCAGAGAAAGCTCCATTTCGCAGGCTCCCGAGGAGCCAagtatacacacacacgcactcacgcgCACCCAAcacttatatatatatcattaacACCTACACCAGTTAAAGAAAGGGCGCAAAACTGCAACCTGCCGAACAAACCATGTCGTCTGGTGGAACGTTCGTAGATCGAATCGATCCGTTCGCCAAACGTTCGCtcaagaagaaaagcaaaaaatctcAGGGCTCATCACGGTACAGGAATTCACAGGATGTCGAGCTGCAGCAGCTACCACCACTCAAAGGTGAGTAGGCGACAGCGCGAAGCTGAAGACTATATCCCTTTTAGATGAGTACTATAATCGGTTTCTCGTGTGCTTCCTTTCATTCCAGTTGACTGTTCCAGCTTAGAACAGGAGGAGCTGTTCATCCGCAAGCTGCGGCAATGTTGCGTATCATTTGATTTTATGGATCCACTGTCGGATCTGAAGGGAAAGGAGATCAAGCGGGCAGCGCTAAACGATCTGTCAGCCTACATCACACATGGCCGTGGCGTGCTGACGGAGAACGTCTATCCGGAAATTATCAAAATGGTGAGCAGCGCGCACGTCCTGCGAGAATCTTCCTTGCGTTGGGTGACCGGGCTTACTGACCAAACGTTTGCTTCGTCTCTTTTCCTTGTTTTCGTCGCAGATATCTGTGAATTTATTTCGAACCCTGCCGCCCAGCGAAAATCCTGACTTCGATCCGGAAGAGGACGATCCCACCTTAGAAGCTTCCTGGCCCCATCTGCAGCTTGTGTACGAAGTTTTTCTTCGGTTTCTCGAATCAGCCGACTTCCAAGCAACGTTCGGAAAGAAAGTGATTGATCAGAAATTTGTGCTACAGGTGAGAATATGGCCATGTGttggatgatgatggcgcCTGGTGTGACGCATGAAGGAGGAGACACGCGTTTATGCTTTATTCTTGCCTTGCAGCTGCTGGAACTGTTCGACTCTGAAGATCCGCGAGAGCGCGACTTTCTGAAAACCGTGTTGCATCGTATCTATGGGAAATTTCTAGGATTACGTGCGTTTATTCGTAAGCAAATTAATAATATATTCCTACGTTTTATATACGAAACGGAACACTTCAATGGCGTCGGCGAGCTGCTTGAGATTTTGGGAAGGTAAGTTGCTCGGTATTGGGTGGATCTGTTGCACCGGTATGCTTGAGTCGAGCGTGTTTGTATTATCAAGCATTGCAAAGTAGGCCAGCGATTTAACTCGAGTTGAagattataaaataaaaatgcttttgCCCTAGCGGGAGGCATCATGAAAAGCTTTTGCGAAGAGTGTCACTGTAATCTAAGAAATAATAATTACGTGCACGAACTTATTAAGACACAGAGTATGTAAGCGGGAAGTGTGTGTAAAAATATCAACCCTTTACCCTTTGCGACATGGCCACGCTGCGCTCAAATAACGATGAGTGTGGGTGCGCGTGTTCATcttgcgaaaaacaaaaaaaggtacttGCCGTAACTCACTCAACATCCGCGATGCATTCATCCGTCCGTCAGTGCTTACATTCATTCATTGTGTAAGCGAACCGCACTCAGCCACAGCTGGCCGACCTTTTTGTGCTCCTTGCTTGCGCGCATGTGTCGCGcaatggaggaaaaattgattcataaaataaatacatgtaaaaagagagagagagtgtacGCACTCAATTTACGGTGGTTGTATTGACACGGCACTAGGGAAATGTTAGGCATAAGGAAATTGACGACTAATTAGCGCTTCCTTTAAATCAGGAAATGATGTGTTACaacattggaaaaaaaaatcttctttGTGATACATTgatcttcttgttttttttgtgtgcttcaaATTCGATTAAAACTCAACAAAACCCCGCTGGGTATTCGTATTGGACTCAATTGATTTCACATCCGCTGTTATCACAGCAGCGCTTCACGTTGGAGGAAGCCTCTCAGTAAATGTACGACATTTTgctaatcttttttttctttctctctcttcactCTTCCGTTCACACTTCGTGCAGCATAATCAATGGGTTCGCACTACCGTTGAAGGCGGAACATAAACAGTTTCTGGTGAAGGTCCTGTTGCCATTACACAAGGTGAAAGTGCTGTCCCTCTACCATGCCCAGCTTGCTTACTGCGTGGTGCAGTTCCTCGAGAAGGATGCCTCGCTAACGGAACCGGTCGTGCGGGGCTTACTCAAATTCTGGCCAAAGACGTGCTCCCAGAAGGAGGTGATGTTTCTGGGCGAAATCGAGGAGATACTGGACGTGATCGAACCGCCACAGTTCGTCAAAATACAGGAACCACTGTTTCGGCAGATTGCCAAGTGCGTGTCCAGTCCACACTTTCAGGTACGTCTTTGGTATCCTTATTaccacaagcagcagcaccgcACCATTAATTTGGCTACGAAATTCACTTGCAGGTCGCCGAGCGGGCACTTTACTTCTGGAACAATGAGTACGCGATGTCACTGATCGAGGATAACAATCCCGTGATTATGCCAATTATGTTCCCGGCGCTCTATCGAATCAGCAAGGAGCACTGGAACCAGACGATCGTCGCTTTGGTGTATAACGTGCTGAAAACATTCATGGAGATGAACTCGAAGCTGTTTGATGAACTAACAGCGAGCTACAAAGCCGAGCGGCAGAAGTAAGCACTATCGAAATGTCTTCTCAATTCCGTAAGCTTGGCTCTAACGCGTTTCCCATGTATCCTTTCTACACCTGACAGAGAGAAGCGACGGGAGCGGGAACGGGAAGAGCTGTGGAAGCGGCTAAACGAGCTCGAAATATCGTCCCGTGCGCCCAACAAGGAACAAAATCAGCTCACCAATCAATCGGCCGGAGGGCTAATACAGGACGCCAACGCGTCGGCTGGATCGGCCGGCGCGCCGCTAAACCCCAACCAGCTTTCATCGTCAACCGTCACATCGACATCATCCTCGTCGCCCTCGTCGGCAAACTCGACtggcaataacaataatagtACCGTCGGTGGTATGGGCGCCTCGCAGCCCCCGGGATCGGCCGTCGGATCTGCACTGTCCGCTGCCACCTCCCAGCAGAACGCCTCCGCGGTCGATGCGGCCGCCGCGTTAAGCAAGTGATGTActgaataatattttttctaaaacCGCCTACTTCGCGGAGGAGCAACATACACATAATGCTGCTGCACACATCCACTCCCACACGTACACGCAGATCCACGCAAA
This window harbors:
- the LOC128731849 gene encoding serine/threonine-protein phosphatase 2A 56 kDa regulatory subunit epsilon isoform, with product MSSGGTFVDRIDPFAKRSLKKKSKKSQGSSRYRNSQDVELQQLPPLKVDCSSLEQEELFIRKLRQCCVSFDFMDPLSDLKGKEIKRAALNDLSAYITHGRGVLTENVYPEIIKMISVNLFRTLPPSENPDFDPEEDDPTLEASWPHLQLVYEVFLRFLESADFQATFGKKVIDQKFVLQLLELFDSEDPRERDFLKTVLHRIYGKFLGLRAFIRKQINNIFLRFIYETEHFNGVGELLEILGSIINGFALPLKAEHKQFLVKVLLPLHKVKVLSLYHAQLAYCVVQFLEKDASLTEPVVRGLLKFWPKTCSQKEVMFLGEIEEILDVIEPPQFVKIQEPLFRQIAKCVSSPHFQVAERALYFWNNEYAMSLIEDNNPVIMPIMFPALYRISKEHWNQTIVALVYNVLKTFMEMNSKLFDELTASYKAERQKEKRREREREELWKRLNELEISSRAPNKEQNQLTNQSAGGLIQDANASAGSAGAPLNPNQLSSSTVTSTSSSSPSSANSTGNNNNSTVGGMGASQPPGSAVGSALSAATSQQNASAVDAAAALSK